The proteins below come from a single Papaver somniferum cultivar HN1 chromosome 11, ASM357369v1, whole genome shotgun sequence genomic window:
- the LOC113322001 gene encoding R3H domain-containing protein 2-like, producing the protein MDPSSSSSLMSSPPAHDNNNKDDVVVVGDGVATSSPPPSVDPFLKEALQNPRHRLTILRMELDIQRFMQNPDQQQFELPHYPTSYLRLAAHRVAQHYGLQSMVLDTSADGLGTKIVVKKIAESKYPTVCLSEVPAEQTENDKPEQVKLAIRQRPNRGSANDMNELGNKRSPVRSVEERKEEYDRARARIFSSSSSPDLEDVAASQITVDGRSSSLGSSESEACRNVINDLEKTPMTRDGSRVAIFRDREKDRTDPDYDRSYERYIRSLPFNQNFSLGPFNMQNFPPPFPHYEAGFPHLTRLPRTQSAPNYGPSNPIMSPFCAVGLNQTSGDAVYMQWPSPAMVYAQGYEQLRHAMFQAPPFYHQPLSFDYSQNH; encoded by the exons atggatccatcttcttcttcttctcttatgtCATCACCCCCAGCGCATGACAATAATAataaggatgatgttgttgttgttggtgatggtGTTGCTACTTCGTCTCCTCCACCTTCTGTAGATCCTTTCTTAAAAGAAGCTCTTCAAAACCCTCGCCATCGTCTTACCA TTCTGCGAATGGAGCTGGATATTCAGAGGTTTATGCAAAATCCTGACCAGCAGCAGTTTGAGCTCCCACATTACCCAACTTCATACCTTCGACTTGCAGCACATCGTGTGGCCCAGCACTACGGTCTGCAGTCTATGGTGTTGGATACTAGTGCTGATGGGTTGGGAACCAAAATTGTGGTCAAGAAAATAGCCGAAAGCAAGTACCCCACTGTATGTTTGTCTGAAGTCCCTGCTGAGCAGACAGAGAATGATAAACCTGAACAGGTTAAGCTGGCCATCAGGCAGAGACCAAATAGAGGATCTGCAAATGACATGAATGAACTTGGTAATAAACGAAGTCCAGTCAGATCTGTGGAAGAGCGGAAAGAGGAATACGATCGAGCTAGGGCCCGTATTTTCAGCAGCTCTAGTAGCCCTGACCTGGAAGATGTTGCTGCTTCTCAGATTACTGTTGATGGAAGAAGTTCGTCTCTAGGCAGTAGTGAGAGTGAAGCTTGTAGAAACGTGATTAACGATTTGGAAAAGACGCCTATGACCAGGGATGGTTCCCGGGTTGCAATCTTTAGGGACAGGGAGAAGGATCGTACTGATCCAGACTATGATCGTAGTTATGAAAG GTACATTAGGAGCCTACCTTTTAACCAGAACTTCAGCTTGGGACCTTTCAACATGCAGAATTTCCCTCCTCCATTTCCCCATTATGAAGCTGGCTTTCCACATCTTACTCGGTTGCCAAGGACCCAATCAGCCCCTAACTATGGACCTTCAAATCCAATTATGAGCCCTTTCTGTGCTGTGGGATTGAATCAGACTTCTGGAGATGCTGTCTACATGCAATGGCCGAGTCCTGCAATGGTCTATGCCCAGGGCTATGAGCAACTTAGACATGCTATGTTCCAG GCTCCTCCGTTCTACCACCAACCTCTGAGTTTTGATTACTCCCAAAACCACTAG